The Puntigrus tetrazona isolate hp1 chromosome 19, ASM1883169v1, whole genome shotgun sequence genome has a segment encoding these proteins:
- the LOC122323295 gene encoding NACHT, LRR and PYD domains-containing protein 12-like isoform X3, producing the protein MNPTPEDSARPTQSAHQGKLYFLQRGAERKQLRFSVIQRKSPEPSCMSIKSDQSLRIPPNFSDTYYPDNGRNKMDEPKLESNSTQQEQLESIFQNLEHKIIALMKKELEMFKRVLSLDNPSRFEREEEDEGQNKVRDGLLKITLNVLKKMNQTDLALTLQTRFAPFYLKQHKSSLNKKFQIINEGISSQGNSVSLHEIYTELYITEGGSGEVNNEHEVRQIETVCRRPERQGTSIKCNDIFRTSLGQKSPTRTVLTKGVAGIGKTVSVQKFILDWTEGKANQDFHFIFPLPFRELNLIKQRNLSLMELLCNFFTHINELASTDVDNFKILFIFDGLDECRLSLDFLNNPSLSDVTKSAPVDVLLTNLIKGNLLPSALLWITSRPAAASQIPPECVDLVTDVRGFNDPQKDEYFRKKVNDLCLASKIIRHIKSSRSLYIMCHIPVFCWISATVLQTMMGNADNTEIPKTLTQMFIHFLIFQTKLKSLKYDGKCDADLKQARNSILSLGNLAFQQLEKGNLIFYEEDLKECGIDVKDASVCSGVCTQIFREEFGLYLGKVYSFVHLTIQEFIAALYVFLCFFKQTGHVNMFRSTLTDLLKSEVDKALKSENGHLDLFLRFLLGLSLESNHTLLRGLLKKTRNRPLNRQEIVEYIKMKIRDNSSSEKSINLFHCLNELNDHSLVKEVQTYLSRTGTSCLSTVTLSPSQWSALVFVLLNSEKKLDEFKLSKYHNSEECLLRLLPVIKASSKADVSGCNLTAESCSALAPVLSSNSSSLMDLDMSYNKLHDSGVKLLSTGLKDPNCNLKTLQLEDCSIGEKGCSALLSALRSNPSHLIELNLGYNKLGDKGVKLLCCLLQDPCCQLKTLRLPSCSIGEEGCSALALVLKSKPSHLRELNLGCNEPGELGLKLLSDLLQEPQCQMETLILSNCSIGEKACTVLVSALKLNPSHLKELNLNYNELRDSGVKLLADLLQDPNCKLESLHVSRCNLTERSCSALASVLSSKSSSLTKLNLSYSSLQDSGVKTLCAGLKDHHCKLQTLHSQEIQECLISWFK; encoded by the exons ATGAACCCGACCCCAGAAGACTCCGCACGACCCACACAGTCAGCTCATCAAGGAAAACTCTACTTCCTGCAACGAGGAGCGGAGAGAAAGCAGCTGCGCTTCAG TGTGATTCAGAGAAAATCTCCTGAACCCAGCTGTATGTCTATAAAGAGTGACCAGTCATTAAGGATACCACCTAATTTCAGTGACACATATTATCCTGATAATGGAAG aaacaaaatggATGAACCAAAGTTAGAATCAAACTCTACTCAACAGGAGCAATTGGAGTCTATCTTTCAG AATCTTGAGCACAAAATCATTGCTCTGATGAAGAAAGAGCTGGAGATGTTCAAGAGAGTTCTTAGCCTAGACAACCCATCACGCTttgagagagaagaggaggatgaaggtCAAAACAAAGTCAGAGACGGGCTTCTGAAAATCACACTGAATGTCCTGAAAAAGATGAACCAGACAGACCTTGCTCTCACTCTACAGACCA GATTTGCccctttttatttgaaacaacaCAAATCCAGCCTAAATAAGAAATTTCAGATAATCAATGAAGGAATATCAAGTCAAGGAAACTCTGTATCGCTGCATGAGATCTACACAGAGCTGTACATCACAGAGGGAGGGAGTGGAGAAGTCAATAATGAACATGAGGTGAGACAGATTGAGACAGTATGCAGAAGACCAGAAAGACAGGGAACATCAATCAAATGCAATGACATATTTAGAACTTCACTTGGACAAAAAAGCCCCACCAGAACTGTGCTGACTAAAGGAGTcgctggaattggaaaaacaGTTTCAGTGCAGAAGTTCATTTTGGACTGGACTGAAGGAAAAGCAAAtcaggattttcattttatatttccacttcctttcagagAACTGAATTTGATAAAGCAGAGAAACCTAAGTTTGATGGAGcttctttgtaatttttttacacatataaATGAATTGGCATCAACAGATGTTGATAACTTTAAAATCCTGTttatctttgatggtctggatgaaTGTCGACTTTCTCTTGATTTTCTAAACAATCCGAGTTTGTCTGATGTGACAAAATCAGCCCCAGTGGATGTGCTGCTCACAAACCTCATCAAGGGGAATCTGCTTCCTTCTGCTCTCCTCTGGATCACTTCTCGGCCAGCAGCAGCCAGTCAGATCCCTCCTGAGTGTGTTGATCTGGTCACAGATGTACGAGGTTTCAATGATCCTCAGAAGGATGAATATTTCAGGAAGAAGGTAAATGATCTGTGTTTGGCCAGTAAAATCATCAGACACATCAAATCATCAAGAAGCCTGTacatcatgtgtcacatcccagtcttctgctggatttCAGCCACTGTTCTACAGACAATGATGGGTAACGCAGACAATACAGAGATCCCCAAGACTCTCACTCAAATGTTCATACACTTCCTGATCTTTCAGACCAAGCTAAAATCCCTGAAATATGATGGGAAATGTGATGCGGATCTTAAACAGGCTCGAAATAGCATCCTGTCACTGGGAAATCTGGCTTTTCAACAGCTGGAAAAGGGGAACCTGATCTTCTATGAGGAGGACCTGAAAGAATGTGGCATTGATGTCAAAGATGCATCAGTGTGTTCAGGAGTTTGTACCCAAATCTTTAGAGAGGAGTTTGGGCTGTACCTGGGGAAGGTGTACAGCTTTGTTCATCTGACAATCCAGGAGTTTATTGCGGCTTTATATgtgtttctttgctttttcaAACAAACAGGACATGTTAACATGTTTAGATCAACTTTGACTGATTTATTGAAAAGTGAAGTAGACAAGGCTTTAAAGAGTGAAAATGGACACCTTGATCTTTTTCTCAGATTCCTGCTGGGTCTCTCGCTGGAGTCCAACCACACTCTCTTACGAGGTCTATtgaaaaagacaagaaacaGACCTCTCAACAGACAAGAAATAGTTGAATACATTAAGATGAAGATCAGGGACAATTCCTCTTCAGAgaaatccatcaatctgttccACTGTCTCAATGAACTGAATGATCATTCTTTAGTGAAGGAAGTCCAAACATACCTAAGCCGCACAGGTACCAGTTGCCTTTCAACTGTCACACTCTCTCCTTCACAGTGGTCAGCTCTGGTGTTCGTGCTGCTGAACTCAGAAAAGAAACTGGATGAGTTTAAACTAAGCAAATATCATAATTCAGAGGAATGTCTTCTGAGGCTGCTACCAGTGATAAAAGCATCTTCAAAAGCAGA TGTGAGTGGCTGTAATCTCACAGCAGAAAGCTGTTCAGCCCTGGCCCCAGTTCTCAGCTCCAATTCCTCAAGTCTGATGGATCTGGACATGAGTTACAATAAACTGCatgattcaggagtgaagctgctctctacTGGACTGAAGGATCCGAACTGTAATCTTAAGACCTTACA GCTGGAAGACTGCAGTATTGGAGAGAAGGGCTGTTCTGCACTGTtatcagctctgagatcaaacccctcacacctgataGAACTTAATTTGGGCTATAATAAATTAGGAGATAAAGGAGTGAAGTTGCTCTGTTGTCTACTGCAGGATCCATGCTGTCAACTGAAGACACTACG ACTGCCTAGCTGCAGTATTGGAGAGGAAGGTTGCTCTGCTCTGGCATTAGTTCTGAAATCAAagccctcacacctgagagaactgaatCTCGGCTGTAATGAACCAGGAGAATTAGGattgaagctgctctctgatctGCTGCAGGAACCACAGTGTCAAATGGAGACACTGAT ACTTTCCAACTGTAGTATTGGAGAGAAAGCTTGTACTGTTCTGGTTTCAGCTTTGAAAttaaacccctcacacctgaaaGAACTAAATCTGAATTATAACGAACTaagagattcaggagtgaagctgctcgcTGATCTACTGCAGGATCCAAACTGTAAACTGGAATCACTACA TGTGAGTCGCTGTAATCTCACAGAGAGAAGCTGTTCAGCTCTGGCCTCAGTTCTCAGCTCAAAATCCTCAAGTCTGACAAAGCTGAACCTGAGTTACAGCAGTCtacaggattcaggagtgaagacGCTCTGTGCTGGACTGAAAGATCATCACTGTAAACTACAGACATTGCA TTCTCAAGAGATCCAGGAGtgcttgattagctggttcaagTGA
- the LOC122323295 gene encoding NACHT, LRR and PYD domains-containing protein 12-like isoform X1: MNPTPEDSARPTQSAHQGKLYFLQRGAERKQLRFSVIQRKSPEPSCMSIKSDQSLRIPPNFSDTYYPDNGRNKMDEPKLESNSTQQEQLESIFQNLEHKIIALMKKELEMFKRVLSLDNPSRFEREEEDEGQNKVRDGLLKITLNVLKKMNQTDLALTLQTRFAPFYLKQHKSSLNKKFQIINEGISSQGNSVSLHEIYTELYITEGGSGEVNNEHEVRQIETVCRRPERQGTSIKCNDIFRTSLGQKSPTRTVLTKGVAGIGKTVSVQKFILDWTEGKANQDFHFIFPLPFRELNLIKQRNLSLMELLCNFFTHINELASTDVDNFKILFIFDGLDECRLSLDFLNNPSLSDVTKSAPVDVLLTNLIKGNLLPSALLWITSRPAAASQIPPECVDLVTDVRGFNDPQKDEYFRKKVNDLCLASKIIRHIKSSRSLYIMCHIPVFCWISATVLQTMMGNADNTEIPKTLTQMFIHFLIFQTKLKSLKYDGKCDADLKQARNSILSLGNLAFQQLEKGNLIFYEEDLKECGIDVKDASVCSGVCTQIFREEFGLYLGKVYSFVHLTIQEFIAALYVFLCFFKQTGHVNMFRSTLTDLLKSEVDKALKSENGHLDLFLRFLLGLSLESNHTLLRGLLKKTRNRPLNRQEIVEYIKMKIRDNSSSEKSINLFHCLNELNDHSLVKEVQTYLSRTGTSCLSTVTLSPSQWSALVFVLLNSEKKLDEFKLSKYHNSEECLLRLLPVIKASSKADVSGCNLTAESCSALAPVLSSNSSSLMDLDMSYNKLHDSGVKLLSTGLKDPNCNLKTLQLEDCSIGEKGCSALLSALRSNPSHLIELNLGYNKLGDKGVKLLCCLLQDPCCQLKTLRLPSCSIGEEGCSALALVLKSKPSHLRELNLGCNEPGELGLKLLSDLLQEPQCQMETLILSNCSIGEKACTVLVSALKLNPSHLKELNLNYNELRDSGVKLLADLLQDPNCKLESLHVSRCNLTERSCSALASVLSSKSSSLTKLNLSYSSLQDSGVKTLCAGLKDHHCKLQTLQLCNCSIGERGCAALASALRSNPSQLRELDLNYNKLQDSGVKLLSVLLQDQHCKLEKLQMYNCSIGEEGCAALISALRSSTSQLKELSLGCNKLGDTELKRLNDLLEDPHCELKILDIFSSPLISPNVKHQH; the protein is encoded by the exons ATGAACCCGACCCCAGAAGACTCCGCACGACCCACACAGTCAGCTCATCAAGGAAAACTCTACTTCCTGCAACGAGGAGCGGAGAGAAAGCAGCTGCGCTTCAG TGTGATTCAGAGAAAATCTCCTGAACCCAGCTGTATGTCTATAAAGAGTGACCAGTCATTAAGGATACCACCTAATTTCAGTGACACATATTATCCTGATAATGGAAG aaacaaaatggATGAACCAAAGTTAGAATCAAACTCTACTCAACAGGAGCAATTGGAGTCTATCTTTCAG AATCTTGAGCACAAAATCATTGCTCTGATGAAGAAAGAGCTGGAGATGTTCAAGAGAGTTCTTAGCCTAGACAACCCATCACGCTttgagagagaagaggaggatgaaggtCAAAACAAAGTCAGAGACGGGCTTCTGAAAATCACACTGAATGTCCTGAAAAAGATGAACCAGACAGACCTTGCTCTCACTCTACAGACCA GATTTGCccctttttatttgaaacaacaCAAATCCAGCCTAAATAAGAAATTTCAGATAATCAATGAAGGAATATCAAGTCAAGGAAACTCTGTATCGCTGCATGAGATCTACACAGAGCTGTACATCACAGAGGGAGGGAGTGGAGAAGTCAATAATGAACATGAGGTGAGACAGATTGAGACAGTATGCAGAAGACCAGAAAGACAGGGAACATCAATCAAATGCAATGACATATTTAGAACTTCACTTGGACAAAAAAGCCCCACCAGAACTGTGCTGACTAAAGGAGTcgctggaattggaaaaacaGTTTCAGTGCAGAAGTTCATTTTGGACTGGACTGAAGGAAAAGCAAAtcaggattttcattttatatttccacttcctttcagagAACTGAATTTGATAAAGCAGAGAAACCTAAGTTTGATGGAGcttctttgtaatttttttacacatataaATGAATTGGCATCAACAGATGTTGATAACTTTAAAATCCTGTttatctttgatggtctggatgaaTGTCGACTTTCTCTTGATTTTCTAAACAATCCGAGTTTGTCTGATGTGACAAAATCAGCCCCAGTGGATGTGCTGCTCACAAACCTCATCAAGGGGAATCTGCTTCCTTCTGCTCTCCTCTGGATCACTTCTCGGCCAGCAGCAGCCAGTCAGATCCCTCCTGAGTGTGTTGATCTGGTCACAGATGTACGAGGTTTCAATGATCCTCAGAAGGATGAATATTTCAGGAAGAAGGTAAATGATCTGTGTTTGGCCAGTAAAATCATCAGACACATCAAATCATCAAGAAGCCTGTacatcatgtgtcacatcccagtcttctgctggatttCAGCCACTGTTCTACAGACAATGATGGGTAACGCAGACAATACAGAGATCCCCAAGACTCTCACTCAAATGTTCATACACTTCCTGATCTTTCAGACCAAGCTAAAATCCCTGAAATATGATGGGAAATGTGATGCGGATCTTAAACAGGCTCGAAATAGCATCCTGTCACTGGGAAATCTGGCTTTTCAACAGCTGGAAAAGGGGAACCTGATCTTCTATGAGGAGGACCTGAAAGAATGTGGCATTGATGTCAAAGATGCATCAGTGTGTTCAGGAGTTTGTACCCAAATCTTTAGAGAGGAGTTTGGGCTGTACCTGGGGAAGGTGTACAGCTTTGTTCATCTGACAATCCAGGAGTTTATTGCGGCTTTATATgtgtttctttgctttttcaAACAAACAGGACATGTTAACATGTTTAGATCAACTTTGACTGATTTATTGAAAAGTGAAGTAGACAAGGCTTTAAAGAGTGAAAATGGACACCTTGATCTTTTTCTCAGATTCCTGCTGGGTCTCTCGCTGGAGTCCAACCACACTCTCTTACGAGGTCTATtgaaaaagacaagaaacaGACCTCTCAACAGACAAGAAATAGTTGAATACATTAAGATGAAGATCAGGGACAATTCCTCTTCAGAgaaatccatcaatctgttccACTGTCTCAATGAACTGAATGATCATTCTTTAGTGAAGGAAGTCCAAACATACCTAAGCCGCACAGGTACCAGTTGCCTTTCAACTGTCACACTCTCTCCTTCACAGTGGTCAGCTCTGGTGTTCGTGCTGCTGAACTCAGAAAAGAAACTGGATGAGTTTAAACTAAGCAAATATCATAATTCAGAGGAATGTCTTCTGAGGCTGCTACCAGTGATAAAAGCATCTTCAAAAGCAGA TGTGAGTGGCTGTAATCTCACAGCAGAAAGCTGTTCAGCCCTGGCCCCAGTTCTCAGCTCCAATTCCTCAAGTCTGATGGATCTGGACATGAGTTACAATAAACTGCatgattcaggagtgaagctgctctctacTGGACTGAAGGATCCGAACTGTAATCTTAAGACCTTACA GCTGGAAGACTGCAGTATTGGAGAGAAGGGCTGTTCTGCACTGTtatcagctctgagatcaaacccctcacacctgataGAACTTAATTTGGGCTATAATAAATTAGGAGATAAAGGAGTGAAGTTGCTCTGTTGTCTACTGCAGGATCCATGCTGTCAACTGAAGACACTACG ACTGCCTAGCTGCAGTATTGGAGAGGAAGGTTGCTCTGCTCTGGCATTAGTTCTGAAATCAAagccctcacacctgagagaactgaatCTCGGCTGTAATGAACCAGGAGAATTAGGattgaagctgctctctgatctGCTGCAGGAACCACAGTGTCAAATGGAGACACTGAT ACTTTCCAACTGTAGTATTGGAGAGAAAGCTTGTACTGTTCTGGTTTCAGCTTTGAAAttaaacccctcacacctgaaaGAACTAAATCTGAATTATAACGAACTaagagattcaggagtgaagctgctcgcTGATCTACTGCAGGATCCAAACTGTAAACTGGAATCACTACA TGTGAGTCGCTGTAATCTCACAGAGAGAAGCTGTTCAGCTCTGGCCTCAGTTCTCAGCTCAAAATCCTCAAGTCTGACAAAGCTGAACCTGAGTTACAGCAGTCtacaggattcaggagtgaagacGCTCTGTGCTGGACTGAAAGATCATCACTGTAAACTACAGACATTGCA GCTGTGTAACTGCAGTATTGGAGAGAGAGGTTGTGCGGCTCTagcttcagctctgagatcaaacccctcacaGCTGAGAGAACTGGATCTGAACTACAACAAACTACAAGACTCGGGAGTGAAGCTGTTGTCTGTTTTACTTCAGGATCAACACTGTAAACTGGAGAAACTACA GATGTATAATTGTAGTATCGGAGAGGAAGGTTGCGCTGCTCTGATTTCTGCTCTGAGGTCAAGCACATCACAGCTGAAAGAACTGAGTCTCGGCTGTAACAAACTGGGAGATACAGAATTGAAACGGCTCAATGATCTACTGGAGGATCCACACTGTGAATTAAAGATACTAGA TATCTTCTCTTCTCCTCTAATTTCTCCAAATGTCAAACACCAGCACTGA
- the LOC122323295 gene encoding NACHT, LRR and PYD domains-containing protein 3-like isoform X4, which yields MNPTPEDSARPTQSAHQGKLYFLQRGAERKQLRFSVIQRKSPEPSCMSIKSDQSLRIPPNFSDTYYPDNGRNKMDEPKLESNSTQQEQLESIFQNLEHKIIALMKKELEMFKRVLSLDNPSRFEREEEDEGQNKVRDGLLKITLNVLKKMNQTDLALTLQTRFAPFYLKQHKSSLNKKFQIINEGISSQGNSVSLHEIYTELYITEGGSGEVNNEHEVRQIETVCRRPERQGTSIKCNDIFRTSLGQKSPTRTVLTKGVAGIGKTVSVQKFILDWTEGKANQDFHFIFPLPFRELNLIKQRNLSLMELLCNFFTHINELASTDVDNFKILFIFDGLDECRLSLDFLNNPSLSDVTKSAPVDVLLTNLIKGNLLPSALLWITSRPAAASQIPPECVDLVTDVRGFNDPQKDEYFRKKVNDLCLASKIIRHIKSSRSLYIMCHIPVFCWISATVLQTMMGNADNTEIPKTLTQMFIHFLIFQTKLKSLKYDGKCDADLKQARNSILSLGNLAFQQLEKGNLIFYEEDLKECGIDVKDASVCSGVCTQIFREEFGLYLGKVYSFVHLTIQEFIAALYVFLCFFKQTGHVNMFRSTLTDLLKSEVDKALKSENGHLDLFLRFLLGLSLESNHTLLRGLLKKTRNRPLNRQEIVEYIKMKIRDNSSSEKSINLFHCLNELNDHSLVKEVQTYLSRTGTSCLSTVTLSPSQWSALVFVLLNSEKKLDEFKLSKYHNSEECLLRLLPVIKASSKADVSGCNLTAESCSALAPVLSSNSSSLMDLDMSYNKLHDSGVKLLSTGLKDPNCNLKTLQLEDCSIGEKGCSALLSALRSNPSHLIELNLGYNKLGDKGVKLLCCLLQDPCCQLKTLRLPSCSIGEEGCSALALVLKSKPSHLRELNLGCNEPGELGLKLLSDLLQEPQCQMETLILSNCSIGEKACTVLVSALKLNPSHLKELNLNYNELRDSGVKLLADLLQDPNCKLESLQTMGLTAAWESFYTPFLDQ from the exons ATGAACCCGACCCCAGAAGACTCCGCACGACCCACACAGTCAGCTCATCAAGGAAAACTCTACTTCCTGCAACGAGGAGCGGAGAGAAAGCAGCTGCGCTTCAG TGTGATTCAGAGAAAATCTCCTGAACCCAGCTGTATGTCTATAAAGAGTGACCAGTCATTAAGGATACCACCTAATTTCAGTGACACATATTATCCTGATAATGGAAG aaacaaaatggATGAACCAAAGTTAGAATCAAACTCTACTCAACAGGAGCAATTGGAGTCTATCTTTCAG AATCTTGAGCACAAAATCATTGCTCTGATGAAGAAAGAGCTGGAGATGTTCAAGAGAGTTCTTAGCCTAGACAACCCATCACGCTttgagagagaagaggaggatgaaggtCAAAACAAAGTCAGAGACGGGCTTCTGAAAATCACACTGAATGTCCTGAAAAAGATGAACCAGACAGACCTTGCTCTCACTCTACAGACCA GATTTGCccctttttatttgaaacaacaCAAATCCAGCCTAAATAAGAAATTTCAGATAATCAATGAAGGAATATCAAGTCAAGGAAACTCTGTATCGCTGCATGAGATCTACACAGAGCTGTACATCACAGAGGGAGGGAGTGGAGAAGTCAATAATGAACATGAGGTGAGACAGATTGAGACAGTATGCAGAAGACCAGAAAGACAGGGAACATCAATCAAATGCAATGACATATTTAGAACTTCACTTGGACAAAAAAGCCCCACCAGAACTGTGCTGACTAAAGGAGTcgctggaattggaaaaacaGTTTCAGTGCAGAAGTTCATTTTGGACTGGACTGAAGGAAAAGCAAAtcaggattttcattttatatttccacttcctttcagagAACTGAATTTGATAAAGCAGAGAAACCTAAGTTTGATGGAGcttctttgtaatttttttacacatataaATGAATTGGCATCAACAGATGTTGATAACTTTAAAATCCTGTttatctttgatggtctggatgaaTGTCGACTTTCTCTTGATTTTCTAAACAATCCGAGTTTGTCTGATGTGACAAAATCAGCCCCAGTGGATGTGCTGCTCACAAACCTCATCAAGGGGAATCTGCTTCCTTCTGCTCTCCTCTGGATCACTTCTCGGCCAGCAGCAGCCAGTCAGATCCCTCCTGAGTGTGTTGATCTGGTCACAGATGTACGAGGTTTCAATGATCCTCAGAAGGATGAATATTTCAGGAAGAAGGTAAATGATCTGTGTTTGGCCAGTAAAATCATCAGACACATCAAATCATCAAGAAGCCTGTacatcatgtgtcacatcccagtcttctgctggatttCAGCCACTGTTCTACAGACAATGATGGGTAACGCAGACAATACAGAGATCCCCAAGACTCTCACTCAAATGTTCATACACTTCCTGATCTTTCAGACCAAGCTAAAATCCCTGAAATATGATGGGAAATGTGATGCGGATCTTAAACAGGCTCGAAATAGCATCCTGTCACTGGGAAATCTGGCTTTTCAACAGCTGGAAAAGGGGAACCTGATCTTCTATGAGGAGGACCTGAAAGAATGTGGCATTGATGTCAAAGATGCATCAGTGTGTTCAGGAGTTTGTACCCAAATCTTTAGAGAGGAGTTTGGGCTGTACCTGGGGAAGGTGTACAGCTTTGTTCATCTGACAATCCAGGAGTTTATTGCGGCTTTATATgtgtttctttgctttttcaAACAAACAGGACATGTTAACATGTTTAGATCAACTTTGACTGATTTATTGAAAAGTGAAGTAGACAAGGCTTTAAAGAGTGAAAATGGACACCTTGATCTTTTTCTCAGATTCCTGCTGGGTCTCTCGCTGGAGTCCAACCACACTCTCTTACGAGGTCTATtgaaaaagacaagaaacaGACCTCTCAACAGACAAGAAATAGTTGAATACATTAAGATGAAGATCAGGGACAATTCCTCTTCAGAgaaatccatcaatctgttccACTGTCTCAATGAACTGAATGATCATTCTTTAGTGAAGGAAGTCCAAACATACCTAAGCCGCACAGGTACCAGTTGCCTTTCAACTGTCACACTCTCTCCTTCACAGTGGTCAGCTCTGGTGTTCGTGCTGCTGAACTCAGAAAAGAAACTGGATGAGTTTAAACTAAGCAAATATCATAATTCAGAGGAATGTCTTCTGAGGCTGCTACCAGTGATAAAAGCATCTTCAAAAGCAGA TGTGAGTGGCTGTAATCTCACAGCAGAAAGCTGTTCAGCCCTGGCCCCAGTTCTCAGCTCCAATTCCTCAAGTCTGATGGATCTGGACATGAGTTACAATAAACTGCatgattcaggagtgaagctgctctctacTGGACTGAAGGATCCGAACTGTAATCTTAAGACCTTACA GCTGGAAGACTGCAGTATTGGAGAGAAGGGCTGTTCTGCACTGTtatcagctctgagatcaaacccctcacacctgataGAACTTAATTTGGGCTATAATAAATTAGGAGATAAAGGAGTGAAGTTGCTCTGTTGTCTACTGCAGGATCCATGCTGTCAACTGAAGACACTACG ACTGCCTAGCTGCAGTATTGGAGAGGAAGGTTGCTCTGCTCTGGCATTAGTTCTGAAATCAAagccctcacacctgagagaactgaatCTCGGCTGTAATGAACCAGGAGAATTAGGattgaagctgctctctgatctGCTGCAGGAACCACAGTGTCAAATGGAGACACTGAT ACTTTCCAACTGTAGTATTGGAGAGAAAGCTTGTACTGTTCTGGTTTCAGCTTTGAAAttaaacccctcacacctgaaaGAACTAAATCTGAATTATAACGAACTaagagattcaggagtgaagctgctcgcTGATCTACTGCAGGATCCAAACTGTAAACTGGAATCACTACA GACCATGGGTCTAACAGCAGCATGGGAGTCCTTCTATACACCCTTCCTGGACCAGTGA